The Candidatus Limnocylindria bacterium nucleotide sequence TCCGCGAGCTGCGGATCGGCGAGGAGGCAGCACAGCACGAGGTTGTTCCCGGCGAGGCGCGTGACCGCAGCTACCAGCGCACGCGAGGCCTCGTCATCGACGAGATCGGTGAACAGCACCACCAGCGCGCGCCGCGCGGTCCGGGCGCGGAGGAACTCGAACGCGGCGCGGTAGTCCGGCTCGGTCGTCGTGACCTCGAGGCGGCGCAGCTCC carries:
- a CDS encoding DUF58 domain-containing protein; translation: ELRRLEVTTTEPDYRAAFEFLRARTARRALVVLFTDLVDDEASRALVAAVTRLAGNNLVLCCLLADPQLAEVAAKVPSSTTELYERVVAEDVQEARARALAILRRRGVHTIDVPAERLTVATIQRYLELKSRFL